A genomic segment from Nocardia cyriacigeorgica GUH-2 encodes:
- a CDS encoding DMT family transporter yields MVHRRLGLGLGMSIGAGVAVQARINGALGERLHDGIAAAVVSFGTGLLVLAVAFVCSRTLRDGLGKVRRAVAAGELRPWQLLGGLCGAAFVASQGLTITALGVTAFTVAVVAGQLLSSLVVDRLGLAPNGRTPVTLRRVSAAALGVFAVALAGLGSSQVSGALSAPGAIAEVPPAVLILVPALAGIGLAWQQAVNGRVGAVGGPFPATGINFAVGLLGLLAVEAVVVAGAGLPSEFPTDPWLYLGGVIGVVFIALAVLVVRWIGVLLLGLTSVAGQLLASVALDVAIPTGAGLSITALIGCALTLAAVGLATGRPGLRSEQRG; encoded by the coding sequence GTGGTGCACAGGCGGCTGGGACTGGGGCTCGGGATGTCCATCGGGGCCGGTGTCGCGGTGCAGGCCAGGATCAACGGTGCGCTGGGGGAGCGGCTGCACGATGGGATCGCCGCCGCGGTGGTCAGTTTCGGCACCGGGCTGCTGGTGCTGGCCGTCGCGTTCGTGTGCTCGCGGACCCTGCGTGACGGTCTCGGCAAGGTGCGCCGGGCGGTGGCGGCGGGCGAGCTGCGGCCCTGGCAGTTGCTCGGCGGGTTGTGCGGTGCGGCGTTCGTCGCCAGTCAGGGACTCACCATCACCGCGCTCGGTGTCACCGCGTTCACGGTGGCCGTGGTGGCGGGTCAGCTGCTGAGCAGCCTGGTCGTGGATCGGCTGGGGCTCGCGCCGAACGGACGCACCCCGGTGACGTTGCGCCGCGTCAGCGCCGCCGCACTCGGCGTCTTCGCCGTTGCCCTCGCCGGACTCGGTAGCTCGCAGGTCAGCGGCGCGCTGTCGGCGCCCGGTGCCATCGCCGAAGTCCCACCGGCGGTGCTGATCCTCGTTCCCGCCCTTGCGGGCATCGGCTTGGCCTGGCAGCAGGCGGTGAACGGTCGCGTCGGCGCGGTCGGTGGCCCGTTCCCCGCGACCGGCATCAACTTCGCCGTCGGTCTCCTCGGCTTGCTGGCCGTCGAGGCGGTGGTGGTGGCAGGCGCCGGACTACCCAGCGAATTCCCCACCGACCCATGGCTTTACCTCGGTGGCGTCATCGGCGTGGTCTTCATCGCGCTCGCCGTTCTGGTCGTTCGTTGGATCGGCGTGCTACTCCTCGGCCTCACCTCGGTCGCGGGCCAACTCCTCGCCTCGGTAGCCCTCGACGTCGCCATCCCCACCGGCGCGGGCCTCTCGATCACCGCCCTCATCGGCTGTGCGCTCACGCTGGCCGCGGTCGGCCTGGCGACCGGCCGCCCAGGCCTTCGCTCGGAACAACGCGGGTGA
- a CDS encoding Rieske 2Fe-2S domain-containing protein encodes MQITSVGHAGFHIQTTAGSILCDPWVNPAYFGSWFPFPDNSQLDWDTLGNCDFLYVSHLHRDHFDAKNLAEHVNKDATVLLPDYPVPDLRRELEKLGFHKFFETEDSVKHTVTGPGGELDIMIIALRAPADGPIGDSGLVVSDGETTCFNMNDARPVDMDVLHDAFGHVDIHLLQYSGAIWYPMVYDIPSRTKANFGKQKRQRGMDRARSYIEQVGATWVVPSAGPPVFLDDELRYLNDDRGDEGNIFPDQMVFLEQMRIHGNDGGVLMIPGSVADVRGAELELTHPFDPAEIYDDKAGYIERMAQRMAPVLAAEKASWATGEGSLLEPLKALFEPIMAQSDLICDGIGYPVGLVIGEETVVLDFPKRLVRGPIEGEGKYRYGFRIAPELVRTVLRDNEPDWVNTIFLSTRFQAWRIGGYNEFLYTFFKCLTDERIAYADGWFAEAHDDSASTELDGWEVQRRCPHLKADLSKFGVVEGNTLTCNLHGWQWDLESGRCKTSKGHELRSRKLV; translated from the coding sequence GTGCAGATCACCAGCGTCGGACATGCGGGTTTCCATATCCAGACGACGGCCGGGTCGATTCTCTGCGATCCCTGGGTGAACCCCGCCTACTTCGGGTCCTGGTTCCCGTTCCCGGACAATTCCCAGCTCGACTGGGACACCCTCGGCAACTGCGACTTCCTCTACGTCTCGCATCTGCACCGCGACCACTTCGACGCCAAGAATCTGGCCGAGCACGTCAACAAGGACGCCACCGTCCTGCTGCCGGACTACCCGGTCCCGGATCTGCGCCGTGAGCTGGAGAAGCTGGGCTTCCACAAGTTCTTCGAGACCGAGGATTCGGTCAAGCACACGGTGACCGGGCCCGGCGGCGAGCTGGACATCATGATCATCGCCCTGCGCGCACCGGCCGACGGCCCGATCGGCGACTCCGGACTGGTCGTCTCCGACGGCGAGACCACCTGCTTCAACATGAACGACGCGCGCCCGGTGGATATGGACGTGTTGCACGACGCGTTCGGGCACGTCGACATCCATCTGCTGCAGTACTCGGGCGCAATCTGGTACCCGATGGTGTACGACATCCCCAGCCGGACCAAGGCCAACTTCGGCAAGCAGAAGCGTCAGCGGGGGATGGACCGGGCCCGCAGCTACATCGAGCAGGTCGGCGCGACCTGGGTGGTGCCCTCGGCCGGCCCGCCGGTCTTCCTCGACGACGAACTGCGCTACCTCAACGACGACCGCGGCGACGAGGGCAACATCTTCCCTGATCAGATGGTGTTCCTGGAGCAGATGCGGATCCACGGCAATGACGGCGGCGTGCTGATGATCCCCGGATCGGTGGCCGATGTGCGCGGCGCCGAACTGGAGCTGACCCACCCGTTCGACCCGGCCGAAATCTACGACGACAAGGCCGGTTACATCGAGCGGATGGCCCAGCGGATGGCGCCGGTACTCGCGGCCGAGAAGGCCTCCTGGGCCACCGGCGAAGGCTCGCTGCTGGAACCGCTGAAGGCGCTGTTCGAGCCGATCATGGCGCAGAGCGATCTGATCTGTGATGGCATCGGCTACCCCGTCGGGCTGGTGATCGGCGAGGAAACCGTGGTGCTCGACTTCCCGAAGCGCCTGGTCCGCGGCCCGATCGAGGGCGAGGGCAAGTACCGCTACGGCTTCCGCATCGCCCCGGAGCTGGTGCGCACCGTGCTGCGCGACAACGAGCCGGACTGGGTGAACACCATCTTCCTGTCCACCCGCTTCCAGGCCTGGCGCATCGGCGGGTACAACGAGTTCCTCTACACGTTCTTCAAATGCCTCACCGACGAGCGCATCGCCTACGCCGACGGCTGGTTCGCCGAGGCGCACGACGACTCCGCGTCCACCGAGCTCGACGGCTGGGAAGTGCAGCGCCGTTGCCCGCACCTGAAGGCCGACCTGTCCAAGTTCGGCGTCGTCGAAGGCAACACCCTCACCTGCAACCTGCACGGCTGGCAGTGGGACCTGGAATCGGGGCGCTGCAAGACCTCGAAGGGGCATGAGCTGCGCTCGCGCAAACTCGTCTGA
- a CDS encoding lysophospholipid acyltransferase family protein, which translates to MEPVYRTIIGLARTVFFVEGLKFTVTGDEHIPASGGAVLAVNHTGYMDFTYAGLPVRTPKRYIRFMAKKEVFDNKISGPIMRALKHIPVDRSAGADSYKAAVEYLRRGELVGVYPEATISRSFEIKEFKSGAARMAIEADVPIIPIVIWGAQRVWTKGFPKRLGRTNTPISIAVGEPIQPYEPAAELTAQLRSTMQRMLLEVQRDYEHEPGAYWVPARLGGSAPTLEEADAMDSAEAAEKAAARAARKNAAQQ; encoded by the coding sequence GTGGAACCCGTCTACCGGACGATCATCGGCCTGGCCCGAACCGTCTTCTTCGTTGAAGGTCTGAAGTTCACCGTCACCGGCGATGAACACATCCCCGCGTCCGGTGGTGCCGTCTTGGCGGTGAACCACACCGGATACATGGACTTCACCTATGCCGGACTGCCGGTGCGCACGCCCAAGCGCTACATCCGGTTCATGGCCAAGAAAGAGGTCTTCGACAACAAGATCTCCGGCCCGATCATGCGCGCGCTCAAGCACATTCCGGTCGATCGGTCCGCCGGCGCCGACTCCTACAAGGCCGCCGTCGAATACCTGCGCCGCGGCGAGCTGGTGGGCGTGTACCCGGAGGCGACGATCAGTCGCAGCTTCGAGATCAAGGAATTCAAGTCCGGCGCTGCCCGCATGGCCATCGAGGCCGATGTGCCGATCATCCCGATCGTCATCTGGGGCGCGCAGCGGGTGTGGACCAAGGGCTTCCCGAAGCGGTTGGGCCGCACCAACACTCCGATCTCCATCGCCGTCGGCGAACCCATCCAGCCGTATGAGCCCGCCGCCGAGCTCACCGCGCAACTGCGCTCGACCATGCAGCGCATGCTGCTCGAGGTGCAGCGCGATTATGAGCACGAGCCCGGCGCCTACTGGGTTCCGGCGCGGCTGGGCGGCAGCGCGCCGACGCTGGAAGAGGCCGACGCCATGGACTCCGCCGAAGCCGCGGAGAAGGCCGCCGCGCGGGCCGCTCGGAAGAACGCCGCACAGCAGTAG